Proteins found in one Nitrosopumilus maritimus SCM1 genomic segment:
- a CDS encoding NAD-dependent epimerase/dehydratase family protein yields MEKPLQIVITGASGFVAKNLRKYLSEKNIHLISISRKNFKPFKNETKIISKTYEEQLLLPKIKNSYALIHLVGIGKQSTKTDYESINVQLTQKIVNLSKKAKIKKLVYTSGLGVFADTTMGYFISKFKAETSIIDSKIDYTIFRPSYIVGKDDLFTKYLKKSIKKNQIIIPGSGKYLIQPISIGDVTKLIFQSIIDKRFKNKTLDLVGPEIISFKKYIQLYLQKKKTKLYHIDIEDAYRLALTNSEFDYGVDDLNILVGNFVGDHKKLRNLSKMNFQSVKELLKTGALL; encoded by the coding sequence ATGGAAAAACCTCTTCAAATAGTAATTACTGGAGCCAGTGGATTTGTGGCAAAAAATCTTAGAAAATATTTGTCTGAGAAAAATATTCATCTGATTTCAATATCTAGAAAAAACTTCAAACCATTCAAAAATGAAACTAAAATTATTTCCAAAACCTATGAGGAACAATTACTTTTGCCAAAAATAAAAAATTCATATGCATTAATTCATCTTGTGGGAATTGGAAAACAGTCCACAAAAACTGATTATGAATCAATCAATGTTCAATTAACACAAAAAATTGTCAATTTATCAAAAAAGGCAAAAATCAAAAAACTCGTTTATACAAGTGGATTGGGAGTATTTGCTGATACTACTATGGGGTATTTTATCTCAAAATTCAAGGCTGAAACATCTATTATTGATTCAAAAATTGATTACACAATTTTTCGACCTTCCTATATTGTAGGTAAAGATGATCTTTTCACAAAATATCTAAAAAAATCTATTAAAAAAAATCAAATCATTATTCCCGGGTCTGGAAAATATTTGATACAGCCAATTTCTATAGGAGATGTTACAAAATTGATTTTCCAATCAATTATTGATAAGAGATTTAAAAATAAAACATTAGATCTTGTGGGTCCTGAAATAATCTCATTTAAGAAATACATTCAACTGTACTTACAAAAGAAAAAAACTAAACTATATCACATTGATATTGAAGATGCTTATCGTCTTGCCTTAACTAACTCAGAATTTGATTATGGTGTAGATGATCTAAATATTCTAGTTGGAAATTTTGTTGGAGATCACAAAAAACTTAGAAATCTCTCAAAAATGAATTTTCAGTCAGTAAAAGAATTGTTAAAGACCGGCGCCTTGCTTTAG
- the metK gene encoding methionine adenosyltransferase, giving the protein MTNNFLFTSESVTEGHPDKVCDNISDAFLDEFLKQDPDSRVAVETMVTTDFVAVSGEVTSKANLDKKAQEELVRKTIREIGYDNKDLMFDADTCQVNLRLHSQSPDISQGVTATEEKEQGAGDQGLMFGYATNETQEFMPMPILLAHKLIQKLSEVRRDKTLPWVRPDGKSQVSVRYEDNKPTGIETVVVSTQHAPEISQEEIKNEIIDKVIKPVLGDLWNDNIKIHINPTGKFVIGGPHGDAGLTGRKIIVDTYGGFGRHGGGAFSGKDPSKVDRSACYMCRYIAKNLVAAGLADRCEVQLAYAIGVAEPVSLYVNTFGTNKIPENQIEDLVRKNFDMKPSGIVSQLDLKRPIYKKTASYGHFGRNEPEFGWEKTNKVDALKQGAGL; this is encoded by the coding sequence ATGACAAATAATTTTCTGTTTACATCGGAATCAGTAACAGAAGGACATCCAGACAAAGTTTGCGATAATATTTCAGATGCATTTTTAGATGAATTTCTCAAACAAGATCCAGATTCAAGAGTTGCAGTTGAAACAATGGTAACAACTGATTTTGTTGCAGTCTCAGGAGAAGTTACATCAAAAGCTAATTTGGATAAAAAAGCACAAGAAGAATTAGTTAGAAAAACCATTAGAGAGATTGGATATGACAATAAAGATTTGATGTTTGATGCAGATACTTGTCAAGTAAATTTAAGATTACATTCTCAAAGTCCCGATATTAGTCAAGGTGTTACTGCAACTGAAGAAAAAGAACAAGGTGCAGGGGATCAAGGATTAATGTTCGGATATGCAACAAATGAAACTCAAGAATTCATGCCTATGCCAATTTTGTTAGCACATAAACTAATTCAAAAATTATCTGAAGTAAGAAGAGACAAAACACTACCATGGGTAAGACCAGATGGAAAATCACAAGTATCTGTAAGATATGAAGATAACAAACCTACTGGAATTGAAACCGTAGTAGTCTCTACTCAACATGCACCAGAAATTTCTCAAGAAGAAATCAAAAACGAAATCATTGATAAAGTTATCAAGCCAGTACTAGGAGATCTATGGAATGATAATATCAAAATTCACATTAATCCAACTGGAAAATTTGTGATTGGAGGGCCACATGGAGATGCAGGTCTTACTGGAAGAAAAATTATTGTAGATACCTATGGTGGTTTTGGAAGACATGGTGGGGGCGCTTTCTCTGGTAAAGACCCTTCAAAAGTAGACAGATCAGCTTGTTACATGTGTAGATATATTGCAAAGAATTTGGTTGCAGCAGGTCTTGCAGATAGATGTGAAGTTCAACTTGCATATGCAATTGGAGTTGCAGAACCAGTATCATTATACGTAAACACTTTTGGAACAAACAAAATTCCGGAAAATCAAATTGAAGATTTAGTCAGAAAGAATTTTGATATGAAACCATCAGGAATTGTTTCTCAACTAGATCTGAAAAGACCAATTTACAAAAAAACAGCATCATATGGTCATTTCGGAAGAAATGAGCCAGAATTTGGCTGGGAAAAAACAAACAAAGTAGATGCACTAAAGCAAGGCGCCGGTCTTTAA
- a CDS encoding DEAD/DEAH box helicase, with amino-acid sequence MKDPVLTKQMNPIPESLFENFGFSNLTEIQKKASPIILQKKDCLVIAPTGSGKTECSVIPIFSLLKNTKKPGKIKTLYITPLRALNRDVFRRITKYAHQSELSIEIRHGDTTQKDRKKITENPPDVLITTPETLVILLTQVKYLDAFSELEWIVVDEVHELLSSERGTQLSLSVERLEFNSELPLTKIGLSATVGNFEEAGKFVVGTKRKCEIIRDTSVRKYDVEVKYVDGTISDVAEKIIEHVSNLNLDSPVLLFTNTRGESEFLASILKEKSIIPIELHHGSLSKEVREETEQNLREGKRGIVVCTSSLELGLDIGSVELVIHYGSPRQVSKLVQRIGRSRHNRNASAKGLIITNNSDDEFEAQAILQRIQEGSIEEQKIHDGSLDVLAHHLVGLTMQIGEISIDKAFDLIKKAYPFRNLKLEELVDVLDLLDSNYLIFFDRTKMTFWKKGRSFKYYFENLSTIPDILKFKVFDSVGKKIIGTLDQRFVGDYGDSGNIFVLKGSQWRILNVDEKSFTVNVEPFRGGGITVPYWEGENIPIDYKTARKVGNFRSKVRNGSLQLTNKTIEQLNFNEISEENNVVVESNRSQGSIVIHSCFGTKINSTLSTLLSSMLSSMLGSVVDSRSDGYRIVLSSRSRISEKLFLEILKDDYDLFSMVTASLAGTHNVNWRTWCVAKKFGIVGRGAVYERKSARFLYERYAKTALVQEALRELFHDKYDLKNTDKLLKEIRDDQIHVKWLEVDQFSKLAEPILDHTSKYYSSPANLDKGILDLVKARLEKTKHRLICARCGKWERVVETNEVKNILICPYCKGRQITATFYSDYDLPKIIRKKHEGKKLTSEEKHKVDRAWKVSSLVENFGKIAIIVMSGYGVGADTAARILRNMVDEEHLFKQIYEAERQYVVTRGFWDS; translated from the coding sequence ATGAAAGATCCCGTTCTAACAAAACAGATGAATCCAATTCCTGAATCTCTGTTTGAGAATTTTGGTTTTTCCAATCTAACTGAAATTCAAAAAAAGGCTTCACCAATAATTTTACAAAAAAAAGATTGTCTAGTTATTGCTCCTACTGGTTCTGGAAAGACAGAATGTTCTGTAATACCAATATTTTCTTTATTGAAAAATACTAAAAAGCCTGGAAAAATAAAAACTCTTTACATTACTCCATTACGTGCATTAAATCGAGATGTTTTTCGAAGAATTACAAAATATGCTCATCAAAGTGAACTTTCTATTGAAATTAGACATGGTGATACAACACAAAAAGATAGAAAAAAAATTACTGAAAACCCTCCTGATGTACTAATTACAACTCCTGAAACTTTGGTAATTCTTTTGACTCAAGTCAAGTATCTTGATGCATTCTCAGAATTAGAGTGGATTGTAGTAGATGAAGTGCACGAGCTACTGTCTAGTGAAAGAGGTACTCAACTTTCTCTAAGTGTTGAGAGATTGGAATTTAATTCCGAATTACCACTTACAAAAATAGGGTTATCTGCTACTGTTGGAAATTTTGAAGAGGCAGGAAAATTTGTTGTTGGTACTAAAAGAAAATGTGAGATAATCAGAGATACTTCAGTGAGAAAATATGATGTAGAAGTAAAATATGTAGATGGAACAATTTCTGATGTAGCAGAAAAAATTATTGAACATGTCTCTAACTTGAATTTGGATTCCCCTGTTCTTTTGTTTACAAATACTAGAGGTGAATCAGAATTTTTAGCCTCAATCCTCAAAGAAAAATCCATTATTCCAATTGAATTACATCATGGTTCTCTTTCAAAAGAAGTTAGAGAAGAAACTGAACAAAATTTACGTGAAGGAAAAAGAGGTATTGTTGTTTGTACATCTTCACTAGAATTAGGATTGGATATTGGTTCAGTTGAATTAGTCATCCATTATGGTTCACCTAGACAGGTATCAAAATTAGTTCAAAGAATAGGTCGAAGTAGACATAATCGTAATGCATCTGCTAAGGGATTAATCATTACAAACAACTCTGATGATGAATTTGAAGCACAAGCAATTCTTCAAAGAATTCAGGAAGGCTCTATTGAAGAGCAAAAAATCCATGATGGTTCACTTGATGTCTTAGCACATCACTTGGTTGGACTAACAATGCAAATTGGAGAAATCTCAATTGACAAAGCATTTGATTTGATAAAAAAGGCTTATCCATTTAGAAATTTAAAATTAGAAGAACTTGTAGATGTTTTAGATTTACTTGATTCAAATTATTTGATCTTTTTTGATAGAACAAAGATGACTTTTTGGAAGAAAGGCCGTTCGTTCAAATATTATTTTGAAAATCTTTCTACAATTCCTGATATACTCAAATTCAAAGTTTTTGATAGTGTAGGAAAAAAAATCATTGGAACACTAGATCAACGATTTGTAGGTGATTATGGTGATTCAGGAAATATTTTTGTGCTCAAGGGCTCACAATGGAGAATTCTAAATGTTGACGAGAAATCATTTACAGTAAATGTTGAGCCATTTCGAGGTGGAGGAATTACTGTTCCTTATTGGGAAGGCGAGAATATCCCTATTGACTACAAAACTGCCAGAAAGGTGGGTAATTTTAGAAGTAAAGTGAGAAATGGCTCATTACAATTAACAAACAAAACAATTGAACAACTAAATTTTAATGAAATTTCTGAAGAAAATAATGTTGTAGTTGAATCTAATAGATCTCAAGGCTCAATTGTAATTCATTCTTGTTTTGGTACAAAAATCAATTCCACTCTTTCAACATTACTTTCTTCCATGTTATCTTCTATGTTAGGTTCTGTTGTAGATTCTCGTTCTGATGGATATAGAATTGTTTTATCTTCTAGATCACGAATTTCAGAAAAATTATTTCTTGAGATTCTAAAAGATGATTATGATTTATTTTCAATGGTTACAGCATCTCTTGCTGGTACTCATAATGTTAATTGGAGAACTTGGTGTGTTGCAAAAAAATTTGGTATTGTAGGTAGAGGTGCAGTCTATGAAAGAAAGTCTGCTCGATTTTTATATGAAAGATATGCAAAAACTGCACTTGTACAAGAAGCATTACGTGAATTATTTCATGATAAATATGATCTTAAAAACACTGACAAACTTCTAAAAGAAATTCGTGACGATCAAATTCATGTAAAATGGTTAGAAGTTGATCAATTCTCGAAATTGGCAGAACCAATCTTGGATCATACTTCAAAATATTATTCTTCTCCTGCAAATCTTGATAAAGGAATTTTAGATCTTGTAAAAGCTCGACTTGAAAAAACAAAACATCGCTTAATCTGTGCTAGATGTGGAAAATGGGAACGTGTAGTTGAAACAAATGAAGTAAAAAATATCTTGATTTGTCCTTATTGTAAAGGGAGACAAATCACTGCGACATTTTATTCTGATTATGATCTTCCTAAAATTATTCGAAAAAAACATGAAGGCAAAAAATTGACTAGTGAAGAAAAACATAAGGTAGATCGTGCCTGGAAAGTCTCTTCTCTGGTGGAAAATTTTGGTAAAATTGCAATTATTGTCATGTCTGGTTATGGTGTAGGTGCAGACACTGCTGCACGAATTTTACGAAATATGGTTGATGAAGAACATTTATTCAAACAAATCTATGAAGCAGAAAGACAGTATGTAGTTACTAGAGGCTTTTGGGATTCCTAA
- a CDS encoding cobalt-precorrin-5B (C(1))-methyltransferase produces MAEEKKLRTGYTTGSSATAASKAALLSIIKQQKIEEVEITLPKKTTIKIPVNSCEFEKNKAKCSVIKDGGDDPDVTHGAEIIVELTFNENKKQIEIDGGEGVGIVTKPGLGLEINKPAINPVPKKMITENLQEIGSDILHKKGIRVEISVPKGKELGPKTDNPRIGIKEGISILGTSGIVIPFSTASYAASIRQNLDVSIAMGNDTVVLTTGGRSEDFAKKIVDLPEHCFVQMGDFSGYTIQQCGRKNIKKAYVVGFIGKLAKMAAGVKQTHVKGSKVDMNFLAELARKVNADKKIIDDIKKANTARHVSEIIQENNVSGFFELICAEVYKHMRKHSEEKVPIDVILFDFEGNILAREPKG; encoded by the coding sequence GTGGCAGAAGAGAAAAAACTCAGAACAGGGTACACAACAGGGAGTTCTGCCACTGCAGCATCAAAAGCGGCTTTATTATCAATTATCAAACAACAAAAAATTGAAGAGGTTGAAATTACCTTACCTAAGAAAACCACCATTAAGATTCCTGTAAATTCATGTGAATTTGAAAAAAACAAAGCAAAATGCTCTGTAATAAAAGATGGGGGAGACGATCCCGATGTCACACATGGTGCTGAAATTATAGTTGAATTAACATTTAATGAAAACAAAAAGCAAATTGAAATTGATGGGGGAGAAGGAGTAGGCATAGTTACTAAACCTGGTTTAGGTTTAGAAATTAACAAACCAGCCATAAATCCTGTTCCAAAAAAAATGATTACAGAAAATCTTCAAGAAATAGGCAGCGATATTCTGCATAAAAAAGGAATTAGAGTTGAAATATCAGTTCCAAAAGGTAAAGAATTAGGACCTAAAACGGATAATCCTAGAATAGGCATCAAAGAAGGAATTTCAATTTTAGGTACAAGTGGAATAGTAATCCCATTTTCAACTGCATCATATGCAGCATCCATTAGACAAAACTTGGATGTATCAATTGCTATGGGAAATGATACAGTAGTATTAACAACTGGAGGAAGAAGTGAAGACTTTGCAAAAAAGATCGTAGATCTTCCAGAACATTGTTTTGTACAAATGGGGGATTTTTCAGGTTACACAATTCAACAATGCGGTAGGAAAAATATCAAAAAGGCATACGTGGTTGGATTTATTGGAAAACTGGCAAAGATGGCAGCAGGAGTAAAACAAACTCATGTTAAAGGTTCCAAAGTTGATATGAACTTTCTAGCAGAATTGGCAAGAAAAGTCAACGCAGATAAAAAAATTATTGATGATATTAAAAAAGCGAATACTGCAAGACATGTTTCAGAAATTATACAAGAAAATAATGTGAGTGGATTTTTTGAGTTAATTTGCGCTGAAGTGTATAAACATATGAGAAAGCACAGTGAAGAAAAAGTTCCGATTGATGTCATATTATTTGATTTTGAGGGAAACATTTTGGCAAGAGAACCAAAAGGGTAA
- a CDS encoding cobalt-precorrin 5A hydrolase: MEKISVLSITKNGIKIGQTLKEFFPEWSIFAPDKFSNQNDSITWYSEPTSEKIVELFKNNDAIICLFSLGAVIRLIAPHLKDKKTDPAVIVIDDKTNFVISVLSGHIGGANELTEKIAEKLQAQPVITTAADVNKTIAVDLVGRDFGWKIDDDSNVTRISAHMVNEEPIGVFQETGEKNWYKQLPKNVSLYNTINELKNSKSKANLIISDKIIDDDLASESVVYRPLSLVIGIGLHWDTSKETIKEGINDCLDKFKLSPKSIAKLVSIKKPEDVQGLIDAGKEMGVPVEYVNREDLAKVTAPNPSDTVKAFEGTASVSEAAAILVSNGKLIVEKQKFPPNLTIAIARIEN, from the coding sequence ATGGAAAAAATTTCAGTTCTTTCTATTACTAAAAATGGTATAAAGATTGGTCAAACTCTAAAAGAATTTTTTCCAGAATGGAGCATTTTTGCACCTGATAAATTTTCTAATCAAAATGACTCAATCACATGGTATTCAGAGCCCACATCAGAGAAAATTGTTGAACTTTTCAAAAATAATGATGCAATAATATGCTTATTTTCTCTAGGTGCAGTGATTCGATTAATAGCACCTCATCTAAAAGACAAGAAAACAGATCCTGCTGTAATTGTGATTGATGATAAAACAAATTTTGTAATTAGTGTATTATCTGGACATATTGGTGGTGCAAATGAACTTACTGAAAAAATTGCAGAAAAATTACAAGCACAACCAGTAATCACTACAGCTGCTGACGTAAACAAAACTATTGCTGTTGATTTGGTCGGAAGAGACTTTGGTTGGAAGATTGATGATGACTCTAATGTTACTAGAATTAGTGCACACATGGTAAATGAAGAACCAATAGGAGTTTTTCAAGAAACAGGTGAAAAAAATTGGTATAAACAATTACCAAAAAATGTTTCACTATACAACACTATAAACGAATTAAAAAATTCAAAATCAAAAGCAAATTTAATAATTTCAGATAAAATCATTGACGATGATCTAGCATCTGAATCAGTTGTTTACAGACCACTAAGTTTAGTAATTGGAATAGGTTTGCATTGGGATACATCAAAAGAAACTATCAAAGAAGGAATTAATGATTGTCTTGATAAATTTAAACTCAGTCCAAAATCAATAGCAAAACTAGTTTCTATAAAAAAACCTGAAGATGTACAAGGATTAATTGATGCTGGAAAAGAGATGGGAGTTCCAGTCGAATATGTAAATAGAGAAGATTTGGCTAAAGTTACAGCCCCTAATCCTTCAGATACTGTAAAAGCATTTGAAGGAACAGCCAGTGTTTCAGAGGCTGCAGCAATTCTAGTGTCAAATGGCAAATTAATTGTAGAAAAGCAGAAATTCCCACCAAATTTGACTATAGCAATAGCGAGGATTGAGAATTGA
- a CDS encoding U6 snRNA-associated Sm-like protein LSm6, translated as MSQSNSAKRPLTTLQKSTKKKVTVRLKNEVEYKGKMDNVDSYMNLIMTDAEELHEGKTIANYGRVIVRGNNVLFIKLENEL; from the coding sequence GTGTCTCAATCAAATAGCGCAAAAAGACCTCTAACAACTCTTCAAAAAAGCACAAAGAAGAAAGTTACTGTAAGACTAAAGAATGAAGTTGAATACAAAGGTAAAATGGATAATGTTGACTCATACATGAATTTGATTATGACAGATGCTGAGGAATTACATGAAGGTAAGACTATCGCAAATTATGGTAGAGTTATCGTAAGAGGTAACAACGTATTATTCATTAAACTAGAAAATGAACTCTAG
- a CDS encoding ATPase domain-containing protein produces MISTGLEKLDKSLFGGIPNGVIVDIFGKNGTGKTQLLLQLAINSIKKGGHVLYFDTTGGFRPERILDIQKESESQSDFLNQITVSRLTNTSEQINSIKNIERNFSLIVIDNITDLFSYEYQKDESIFEKNSLFMKYMHDLANFAISNRIPIVVTNMIRNLEGKEIENMKSAIDPFTHIKIHLTKNSSKFDGKIYSPFIENSFSYTIDKLGLSPSEDI; encoded by the coding sequence ATGATCTCAACTGGTTTGGAAAAATTAGACAAATCTCTCTTCGGAGGAATTCCTAATGGTGTAATTGTAGATATTTTTGGAAAAAATGGAACAGGAAAAACCCAACTATTATTACAATTAGCAATAAATTCCATCAAAAAAGGTGGTCATGTTTTGTATTTTGATACAACAGGTGGATTTAGACCTGAAAGAATTTTGGATATTCAAAAAGAATCTGAATCTCAATCAGATTTTCTTAATCAAATTACAGTTTCACGGTTAACTAATACCTCTGAACAAATTAATTCAATAAAAAATATTGAAAGGAATTTTTCATTAATTGTAATTGATAATATAACTGATTTATTTTCTTATGAATACCAAAAAGATGAATCTATTTTTGAGAAAAATTCTTTGTTTATGAAATACATGCATGATTTAGCTAATTTTGCAATATCAAATAGAATTCCTATTGTTGTAACTAATATGATAAGAAATCTGGAAGGAAAAGAAATTGAAAATATGAAAAGTGCAATTGATCCATTTACACACATCAAAATACATCTAACAAAAAATTCATCAAAATTTGATGGTAAAATTTATTCTCCGTTTATAGAAAATTCATTTTCTTACACCATTGATAAATTAGGATTGTCTCCTTCTGAAGATATTTAA